One Thiocapsa bogorovii DNA segment encodes these proteins:
- a CDS encoding HigA family addiction module antitoxin: MAIAVEDLGQLDFSDVANGDLAPVPPGEILAREFLEPLNISPYRLAKALGVPQQRIGEILAGRRAISADTGLRLSRVFALSDGFWVGLQADYDAAKARQTLGATLERITPFIQRIEPHR; the protein is encoded by the coding sequence ATGGCAATTGCCGTGGAAGACTTGGGTCAACTGGATTTTTCGGATGTCGCAAACGGCGACCTAGCGCCCGTCCCGCCGGGCGAGATCCTGGCGCGCGAGTTTCTGGAACCACTGAACATTTCCCCTTATCGCCTAGCGAAGGCCCTCGGGGTACCGCAACAACGTATCGGCGAAATCCTGGCCGGTCGACGGGCGATCAGCGCCGATACCGGGCTGCGTCTGTCGCGCGTCTTCGCCCTGAGCGATGGCTTCTGGGTAGGATTGCAGGCCGACTACGATGCGGCGAAAGCGCGTCAAACGCTGGGCGCAACCTTGGAACGCATTACGCCTTTCATACAGCGCATCGAACCGCATCGGTGA
- the vapB gene encoding type II toxin-antitoxin system VapB family antitoxin, which yields MRITKAFKNGHSQAVRIPAELAFERMDIELEIERCGDELRIRPARRSLAGVLTKFARFSPDFMADGRGEQEQDGRDRL from the coding sequence ATGCGCATCACGAAAGCGTTTAAAAATGGTCATTCGCAAGCCGTGCGGATCCCCGCCGAGCTGGCTTTCGAGCGCATGGATATTGAACTGGAGATCGAAAGATGCGGCGACGAACTGCGTATTCGCCCCGCACGGCGGTCATTGGCAGGGGTATTGACCAAGTTTGCCCGATTCTCCCCTGACTTCATGGCGGACGGTCGCGGCGAGCAAGAGCAGGACGGTCGGGATCGCCTCTGA
- a CDS encoding type II toxin-antitoxin system VapC family toxin — protein sequence MPRYMLDTNMCVYLIKHQPEIVARRFAQCHVGDVVMSAITFAELEYGVAVAAHPETERGYLDSLIQDIPVAPFDVAAGRAYASVRLATRDSRKNALDKLIAAHAQSLNVTLVTNNTKDFAGYPGVMIENWLMPNT from the coding sequence ATGCCGCGCTACATGCTCGATACGAACATGTGTGTCTATCTGATCAAGCATCAGCCCGAGATCGTCGCCCGACGCTTTGCCCAATGTCATGTCGGCGATGTCGTGATGTCCGCGATCACCTTCGCCGAGCTGGAATATGGCGTCGCGGTCGCGGCCCATCCGGAAACGGAACGCGGTTATCTGGACAGCCTGATTCAAGACATCCCGGTTGCACCCTTCGATGTGGCAGCGGGCCGAGCCTATGCGTCCGTTAGACTCGCGACACGCGACAGCCGGAAAAACGCTCTCGACAAGCTGATTGCGGCCCATGCACAGTCGCTCAACGTCACGCTCGTCACAAACAACACGAAAGACTTCGCCGGATATCCCGGCGTCATGATCGAAAACTGGCTGATGCCAAACACCTGA
- a CDS encoding RpnC/YadD family protein, with the protein MRKPAADRDDYDSPWKDLLERWQRPFLEFFFPTIAADIDWSRGLEFLDKELQKVTRRAVVGRRYVDKLVKVWRLGGEETWVLIHTGVQGEPDPGFARRLYTCHSRLMDRYDRPVATLVILADERRNWRPERYRHALWGCEAVPVFPVVKLLDFKTRTAELEASANLFALVVLAQLAATEAKRDPTARLDRKIGLTRRLYRSGLSRDEVLSLYAFVD; encoded by the coding sequence ATGCGCAAGCCCGCCGCCGATCGCGACGATTATGATTCCCCCTGGAAGGATCTGCTCGAGCGTTGGCAGCGGCCTTTTCTGGAGTTCTTCTTCCCGACGATCGCGGCCGACATCGACTGGTCGCGCGGCTTGGAGTTTCTCGACAAGGAGCTGCAGAAGGTGACGCGCCGCGCCGTGGTCGGTCGCCGTTATGTCGACAAGCTGGTCAAGGTCTGGCGCTTGGGCGGCGAGGAGACCTGGGTGCTGATCCACACCGGGGTGCAGGGCGAGCCGGATCCGGGGTTTGCGCGGCGGCTCTACACCTGCCACTCGCGCCTGATGGACCGCTACGATCGTCCGGTCGCGACCTTGGTGATCCTGGCCGATGAGCGGCGTAACTGGCGCCCGGAGCGCTATCGTCATGCACTCTGGGGCTGCGAAGCGGTGCCGGTGTTTCCGGTCGTGAAGCTGCTGGATTTCAAGACCCGCACGGCCGAGCTGGAGGCAAGTGCCAATCTCTTCGCGCTGGTCGTCCTGGCGCAGCTAGCCGCCACCGAGGCCAAACGCGACCCGACCGCGCGCCTGGATCGCAAGATCGGGCTGACTCGGCGTCTGTACCGTTCCGGACTGAGCCGCGACGAGGTCTTGAGTCTGTATGCCTTCGTCGATTAG
- a CDS encoding RpnC/YadD family protein, translating to MRYVTTAERIGIRKGMERGIEKGLESERALLQRQARRRFGDAVAERAAVLLAMIRAPETLEQLGETLLDDDDGEVWLTAVQAQAERADNRVDAAGDASPAG from the coding sequence ATGCGATACGTGACCACGGCCGAGCGAATCGGCATTCGGAAGGGGATGGAGCGTGGGATAGAGAAGGGTCTGGAATCCGAACGTGCATTGCTGCAGCGCCAAGCTCGGCGACGCTTCGGAGACGCCGTCGCCGAGCGCGCCGCTGTTCTGTTGGCGATGATTCGGGCGCCGGAGACCCTTGAGCAGCTCGGCGAAACCCTGCTCGATGATGACGACGGCGAGGTCTGGTTGACGGCGGTGCAGGCACAGGCTGAACGCGCGGACAATCGCGTCGATGCCGCGGGAGACGCCTCGCCGGCAGGATGA
- a CDS encoding RpnC/YadD family protein produces MSLCKVWMVDIMRETADRLARLRGRTQKEIDDPLPSPLEDDCHRAIQAIEEAEQVRYVTTAERIGIRKGMERGMERGIKRGMEKGLESERALLQRQARRRFGDAVTERAAVLLALIRAPETLEQLGEALLDDKDGELWLTAVQAQVERAGDRMDAAGDASPAG; encoded by the coding sequence ATGAGTCTCTGTAAGGTTTGGATGGTCGACATCATGAGAGAGACCGCAGATCGCCTCGCCAGGCTGCGAGGCCGGACCCAAAAGGAGATTGATGATCCATTGCCCTCGCCGTTGGAGGACGACTGCCATCGGGCCATTCAAGCCATCGAAGAGGCGGAGCAGGTGCGATACGTGACCACGGCCGAGCGAATCGGCATTCGGAAGGGGATGGAGCGAGGCATGGAGCGCGGGATAAAGCGAGGGATGGAGAAAGGCCTCGAATCCGAACGTGCGTTACTGCAGCGCCAAGCTCGGCGGCGCTTCGGAGACGCCGTCACCGAGCGCGCCGCTGTTCTGTTGGCGCTGATTCGGGCGCCGGAGACCCTTGAGCAGCTCGGCGAAGCCCTGCTCGACGATAAAGATGGCGAGCTCTGGTTGACGGCGGTGCAGGCACAGGTTGAACGCGCGGGCGATCGCATGGATGCCGCGGGAGACGCATCGCCGGCAGGATGA
- a CDS encoding type II toxin-antitoxin system VapC family toxin, which produces MSEDDRVYLDTSALAKWYLNEPGSDVFAEYLQGVDVAVISRLTRTEMRSLLSRRRRMGELSAELESVLYAAFLDDIARGWLQDHPVNDVCFDQAVNLMTRYPEHPLRTLDALHLALANHLAVEVLATADCVMAEAASAMGLTVRQF; this is translated from the coding sequence ATGAGCGAGGATGATCGCGTCTACCTGGATACCAGCGCCCTGGCAAAGTGGTATCTCAACGAACCGGGTTCCGATGTCTTTGCCGAATACCTGCAGGGTGTCGATGTTGCCGTCATCAGCCGGCTCACCCGCACCGAGATGCGCTCACTGCTGAGCCGTCGCCGGCGCATGGGCGAACTGAGCGCTGAGCTCGAATCCGTCCTCTATGCCGCGTTCCTGGACGACATCGCCCGCGGCTGGCTGCAGGATCACCCTGTGAATGACGTCTGCTTCGACCAAGCCGTGAACCTGATGACCCGTTATCCGGAGCACCCGCTGCGCACACTCGACGCGCTGCACTTGGCGCTGGCCAATCATCTGGCTGTTGAGGTACTGGCCACCGCGGATTGCGTGATGGCCGAAGCCGCCTCGGCGATGGGCCTGACGGTGAGGCAATTTTAG
- a CDS encoding type II toxin-antitoxin system Phd/YefM family antitoxin, translating into MRVPRRTEVLKRQDPATPRRATPLVSRRRRVSRSIDAIARAFNLCLHRRQPDLAIVIIAQGFAELLEGLRRPNQRQQHSGALGDCVSEATPSQTLQLRTFGFEAFLHMRIFQEDARRMCHTISNCSTSGTNAMKELNVREMRAVMGQLDKLVEEAGEIIVSRRGRPIVRILPIAGKRRRPDHADLRARTRRLSTSSAVLIRAERDERG; encoded by the coding sequence ATGCGTGTGCCGCGGCGGACTGAGGTCCTTAAACGCCAAGACCCTGCGACCCCGCGACGAGCGACTCCGCTCGTATCCCGCCGGCGACGCGTCTCCCGCAGCATCGACGCGATTGCCCGCGCGTTCAACCTGTGCCTGCACCGCCGTCAACCAGACCTCGCCATCGTCATCATCGCGCAGGGCTTCGCCGAGCTGCTCGAGGGTCTCCGGCGCCCGAATCAGCGCCAACAGCACAGCGGCGCGCTGGGCGACTGCGTCTCCGAAGCGACGCCGAGCCAGACGCTGCAATTACGCACGTTCGGATTCGAGGCCTTTCTCCATATGAGAATCTTTCAAGAGGACGCTCGCCGAATGTGCCACACTATCAGTAATTGCAGCACATCGGGAACGAACGCCATGAAAGAACTGAATGTCAGAGAAATGCGGGCAGTGATGGGTCAGCTCGACAAGTTGGTGGAGGAGGCCGGCGAGATCATCGTCAGTCGCCGCGGGAGGCCGATCGTCCGCATCCTGCCAATTGCCGGGAAGCGGCGGCGGCCGGACCATGCCGACTTGCGCGCCCGTACCCGGCGGCTGTCGACCTCCTCGGCAGTGCTGATCCGCGCCGAACGTGATGAGCGAGGATGA
- a CDS encoding pilin translates to MKPHQQGFNLIELMIVVAIIGILAAVAVPQYRDYAIRAKVTEVLLEVGRVKTDLSLFYANHGRFPIDSAEREQFEIVSTDDHPTIRRLELKGVGACNANAGCAKARMEVMLRRSVYNGIGGDANSQLRLEGHGGPNGGVVTWLCGPRDVQPLRLEWLPATCRHPPS, encoded by the coding sequence GTGAAACCACATCAGCAAGGATTCAACCTGATCGAGCTGATGATCGTCGTGGCGATCATCGGCATCCTCGCCGCTGTTGCGGTGCCTCAGTACCGCGATTATGCGATTCGCGCGAAGGTCACCGAGGTCCTCCTCGAGGTCGGCAGGGTCAAGACCGATCTGAGCCTTTTCTATGCCAATCATGGTCGGTTCCCGATCGACTCCGCCGAGCGAGAGCAGTTCGAGATCGTCTCCACCGATGACCACCCCACCATTCGCCGGCTGGAGCTCAAAGGAGTCGGGGCCTGTAATGCCAACGCGGGCTGCGCGAAGGCCCGGATGGAGGTGATGCTGCGCCGCTCCGTCTACAACGGCATCGGCGGCGATGCGAACAGTCAGCTGCGCCTCGAAGGGCATGGCGGGCCAAACGGCGGCGTCGTGACCTGGCTGTGCGGACCACGTGATGTCCAACCACTCAGATTGGAATGGCTGCCTGCGACCTGTCGGCATCCGCCGTCTTGA
- a CDS encoding DUF29 domain-containing protein produces MSEGPRPGRHPIQTYEDDIVAWANEQARLLREGQFDRLDITHIAEEIDDVGKSEQRELARRMAVLLAHLLKWRYQPEQRDPSWEITICNQRNGVRRRLAKTPSLKADLGDAEWWDDATIRAVQETRLTGFPEHCPCRS; encoded by the coding sequence GTGTCCGAGGGCCCGCGACCGGGGAGACATCCGATTCAAACCTACGAAGACGATATCGTTGCGTGGGCGAACGAGCAGGCTCGGCTCTTGCGGGAAGGACAGTTTGACCGATTGGATATCACGCACATCGCCGAGGAGATCGACGATGTGGGAAAGAGCGAGCAGCGCGAGCTGGCGAGACGAATGGCCGTGTTGCTCGCCCATCTGTTGAAATGGAGGTACCAACCGGAGCAACGTGACCCCTCATGGGAAATCACCATTTGCAATCAGCGCAATGGGGTCCGGCGTCGTCTGGCCAAGACGCCAAGCTTGAAGGCAGACCTTGGGGACGCCGAGTGGTGGGACGACGCAACCATCCGGGCGGTTCAAGAAACCCGGTTGACCGGATTTCCCGAACACTGCCCTTGCAGGTCTTGA
- a CDS encoding V-type ATP synthase subunit D — translation MTERAVVPTHSAFLELKEERSGMREGYRFLDEKRLILAAEILAELGRYEHELAAFRADYREAVAALQGAVARHGLEGLAVHPPAPPLDTDCRLAPRRVLGVTLHDLVESDRQPQSPPPSVSDSPEADRCRRAFQALIPRIARLAAMVGNLQRLRADYARTARRARALEDVLLPEIDETLRAVESALEELEREEVVRARQVRA, via the coding sequence ATGACCGAGCGCGCCGTCGTTCCGACCCACAGCGCCTTCCTCGAGCTCAAGGAAGAGCGCTCTGGCATGCGGGAAGGGTATCGATTCCTCGACGAGAAGCGGCTCATCCTCGCCGCCGAGATCCTCGCCGAGCTCGGCCGCTACGAGCATGAATTGGCCGCCTTTCGAGCCGACTACCGCGAGGCCGTCGCTGCACTCCAAGGCGCCGTCGCCCGTCACGGCCTGGAAGGACTCGCCGTTCACCCGCCGGCACCGCCGCTCGACACCGATTGCCGGCTCGCGCCGCGGCGCGTCCTCGGCGTGACGCTGCACGATCTGGTCGAAAGCGACCGGCAGCCGCAATCGCCTCCGCCGAGCGTCTCCGACAGCCCCGAGGCCGATCGTTGTCGGCGAGCCTTCCAGGCCCTGATCCCGCGCATCGCCCGTCTCGCTGCCATGGTCGGCAATCTCCAACGCCTGCGTGCCGACTACGCCCGCACCGCCCGTCGCGCTCGCGCACTCGAAGACGTCCTCCTCCCCGAGATCGACGAGACCCTGCGAGCAGTGGAGTCCGCACTTGAAGAGCTCGAGCGCGAGGAGGTCGTTCGCGCACGACAAGTCCGCGCCTGA